The Streptomyces europaeiscabiei genome window below encodes:
- a CDS encoding MaoC/PaaZ C-terminal domain-containing protein: MLYAESLRPAAVFDLGSAKVSKEEILDFGRRFDPLPLHTDEDAAAGSRFGGLIASGFHTAAILQRLVVDTVFSRAAVIAGREISSLRMRAPVRPGDVLSGTMEIVEIRPRDDGTAVVRSRGTLTNDTGIVVLEVHGETLWEHRPTSGSGGGAA, encoded by the coding sequence GTGCTGTACGCCGAAAGCCTTCGGCCCGCTGCCGTGTTCGACCTCGGCAGCGCCAAGGTCTCCAAGGAGGAGATCCTCGATTTCGGCCGCCGCTTCGACCCGCTGCCCCTGCACACCGACGAGGACGCGGCAGCCGGAAGCCGCTTCGGGGGCCTCATCGCCAGCGGTTTCCATACCGCGGCGATCCTGCAACGTCTCGTGGTGGACACGGTCTTCTCCCGTGCCGCTGTCATCGCGGGCCGGGAGATCAGCTCCCTGCGCATGCGGGCGCCCGTCCGGCCCGGGGACGTGCTGAGCGGCACGATGGAGATCGTGGAGATCCGGCCCCGCGACGACGGCACAGCCGTGGTCCGCAGCCGGGGCACTCTCACCAACGACACCGGCATCGTCGTCCTGGAGGTCCACGGGGAGACACTCTGGGAACACCGGCCGACGAGCGGGAGCGGAGGCGGGGCAGCCTGA
- a CDS encoding sulfite exporter TauE/SafE family protein: protein MAWSTGLLGFVAGLLISVATSPVGVSGAVFLLPVQVSVLGVPSPAVTPTNLLYNVVAGPGALLRYWRAGRLGGPLTRLLIAGTVPGVVIGAVIRVFAVPGPRVFRLLIAALLLPLGLWLWLRTLRPTPARADRRPSPRATMSLALAVGVAGGIYGIGGGSLLGPVLVGRGAPVATVAPAALASTFVTSVVGALTYALLSLAATGDIAPDWMLGLSCGAGGLVGGYVGARLQPLLPETWLRLLLGTLASGVGALYAVQVLR, encoded by the coding sequence GTGGCGTGGTCGACGGGGTTGCTCGGGTTCGTCGCGGGGCTCCTGATATCGGTGGCCACCTCGCCCGTGGGCGTCTCCGGAGCGGTCTTCCTCCTGCCTGTGCAGGTCAGCGTCCTGGGCGTGCCGAGCCCTGCGGTGACCCCGACGAATCTCCTGTACAACGTCGTGGCCGGCCCCGGTGCACTTCTGCGTTACTGGCGGGCCGGGCGCCTGGGCGGCCCGCTGACCCGCCTGCTCATCGCGGGTACGGTTCCCGGCGTCGTCATCGGAGCAGTGATCCGTGTCTTCGCCGTTCCGGGTCCGCGGGTCTTCCGCCTGCTCATCGCCGCGCTGCTGCTGCCGCTCGGCCTGTGGCTGTGGCTGCGGACCTTGCGCCCGACACCAGCCCGCGCCGACCGCCGGCCGTCGCCCCGCGCGACGATGTCGCTGGCCCTGGCCGTCGGCGTCGCCGGGGGCATCTACGGGATCGGGGGCGGCTCCCTGCTCGGCCCGGTCCTCGTCGGCCGCGGAGCACCGGTGGCCACCGTCGCACCCGCCGCTCTGGCCTCCACGTTCGTGACGTCCGTCGTCGGGGCGCTCACGTACGCGTTGCTCTCCCTGGCCGCCACAGGCGACATCGCTCCCGACTGGATGCTGGGCCTGTCCTGCGGGGCCGGGGGCCTGGTTGGCGGCTACGTCGGCGCCCGTCTCCAGCCGCTACTGCCCGAGACCTGGCTTCGGCTCCTGCTCGGCACCCTCGCCTCGGGCGTCGGCGCGTTGTACGCGGTCCAGGTCTTGCGCTGA
- a CDS encoding DUF5995 family protein translates to MAAENIDDVVDGLAGVVREAGRAGDRVGFFAALYRQVTVEVRAGIHSGLFDDGARMDRFDTFFGNRYFDAYDAWRRDRSGPRCWRETFGLLDDADTVIVQHLLLGVNAHINLDLAVAAARTGPGEAIHALRRDFLLINDILARVALAVQDSVGALSPLMSLLDRVGARTDEQILDFSVRQSRKEAWHNAVLLAGQNEEEREATIERLDIRAAVLARLIARPAGLVRPALQLIRSTESDDVSAVITHLDNAVG, encoded by the coding sequence ATGGCGGCAGAGAACATCGACGATGTCGTGGACGGGCTTGCCGGGGTCGTGCGGGAGGCCGGCCGCGCCGGTGACCGGGTCGGGTTTTTCGCGGCACTGTACCGACAGGTGACCGTTGAGGTCCGAGCGGGCATTCACAGTGGGCTGTTCGACGACGGCGCCCGAATGGACCGTTTCGACACATTCTTCGGCAACCGCTACTTCGACGCGTACGACGCCTGGCGCCGTGACCGGAGCGGGCCGCGTTGTTGGCGCGAGACATTCGGGCTGCTGGACGACGCCGACACCGTCATCGTCCAGCACCTGCTGCTCGGCGTGAACGCGCACATCAATCTCGACCTGGCCGTCGCCGCCGCGCGAACCGGCCCAGGCGAGGCCATCCACGCGCTGCGGCGCGACTTCCTGCTGATCAACGACATCCTTGCGCGGGTGGCCCTGGCGGTGCAGGACTCGGTCGGCGCCCTGTCGCCGCTCATGTCGCTGCTGGATCGGGTCGGAGCCCGCACCGACGAGCAGATCCTCGACTTCAGTGTCCGTCAGTCCCGCAAGGAGGCGTGGCACAACGCCGTCCTGCTCGCCGGCCAGAACGAAGAGGAGCGTGAGGCCACCATCGAGCGGCTCGACATCCGGGCCGCCGTGCTCGCGCGGTTGATAGCGCGGCCGGCCGGCCTCGTCCGGCCTGCCCTGCAGCTGATCCGGAGCACCGAGAGTGATGACGTGTCGGCCGTCATCACTCATCTGGACAACGCAGTCGGGTGA